One region of Planctomycetota bacterium genomic DNA includes:
- the fdhF gene encoding formate dehydrogenase subunit alpha, with amino-acid sequence MTDIRFTIDGKEILAKPSQTVLQAALDNGIHIPHLCYHPALTPFAGCRLCIIEIKGGKAPIASCALPVKEGIEVTAQNDKLHSLRKTALDLILSDHPLNCLTCEKNGVCDLQKYAYEFGLEKTSYTGETTSYPNETGNPLIEMSYQTCIMCGRCVIACNETVVNEAIDFTRRGFATKITTPLDVPRKDSDCVFCGACVDVCPVGALTDSTARFKGRISECEKASVICPYCGCGCSILLDIKDNRIVRSRGNPHGPANHGWLCIKGHFGMDFVGHQDRLASCVVRQNKECSTLNAQPSTNPPIYPSSALDESLNQSRKRLQKPLIRRDGILCEATWEEAIDLVVEKFTRIKKEHGPEALAALASAKCSNEENYLMQKLCRVLFGTNNIDHCARLCHASTVAGLAKSFGSAAMTNSIDEVENAEVILVIGSNTTEAHPIIGYAIKRAVNKGAKLIVCDPRAIELTEFSELWLRHKCGTDVALINGLMNVIISEGLENKEFIRTRTEGFEAVKKVVDNYPPEKASEITGVPVEDIRKAAKAYAKAKNAMVIYSMGITQHTTGTDNTMSLANFVMLCGQIGKPSSGLNPLRGQNNVQGACDAGCLPNVYPGYQSVNNPDIKSKFEKAWNTRLSDKPGLTVTEIIDAASSGKIKGLYIMGENPMLSDPNISHVDDGLKALDFLVVQDIFLTETAQRATVVLPATSFAEKEGTYTNTERRVQLSPAALKPVGQSRPDWQILSEIATRLAKELNINSGFEYKSPAELTDELASVAPIYCGIKYRRLNPKGGYFTCESIQWPCPSEDHPGTGFLHKDKFTCGLGKFFPIDYKPPAEEPDNNYPFTLTTGRTLYHYHTGSMTRRSAGPVFLVSEPYVEINPGDAGKLGISDGEKISIASRRGSIKIKATITDCVPQGTVFIPFHFAEGPANILTNPAIDPVAKIPEYKVCAVNITV; translated from the coding sequence ATGACTGATATACGATTTACGATTGACGGCAAGGAGATCTTGGCCAAGCCAAGCCAAACAGTCCTCCAAGCCGCCCTGGATAATGGCATCCATATCCCGCACCTGTGCTATCATCCGGCGCTTACTCCCTTTGCCGGCTGTCGGTTGTGTATCATTGAAATCAAAGGCGGAAAAGCGCCCATTGCTTCCTGTGCCCTGCCGGTCAAGGAAGGAATAGAGGTTACTGCTCAAAACGACAAACTACACTCCTTACGAAAGACCGCCTTAGACCTGATTCTCTCTGACCATCCGCTGAATTGCCTGACCTGCGAGAAGAATGGCGTCTGCGACCTGCAAAAGTATGCCTACGAATTCGGACTGGAAAAAACATCTTATACAGGTGAAACAACTTCGTATCCGAACGAAACAGGTAATCCGCTCATAGAAATGTCATACCAGACCTGCATTATGTGCGGACGCTGCGTCATTGCCTGCAATGAGACGGTCGTGAACGAAGCGATTGATTTTACCAGGCGCGGGTTTGCCACCAAAATTACCACTCCGCTTGATGTGCCCAGGAAGGACTCGGACTGCGTCTTCTGCGGCGCCTGCGTGGACGTCTGCCCGGTCGGCGCCCTGACCGACTCAACCGCCCGGTTCAAAGGACGCATCTCTGAATGTGAAAAGGCATCGGTCATCTGCCCTTATTGCGGATGCGGATGCAGTATTTTATTGGACATAAAGGACAATAGGATTGTCCGCTCCAGAGGCAACCCTCACGGACCGGCCAATCACGGCTGGCTGTGCATCAAAGGGCATTTCGGGATGGACTTTGTGGGTCATCAGGACAGATTAGCGTCTTGCGTCGTGCGTCAAAACAAAGAGTGCTCAACGCTCAACGCTCAACCCTCAACGAATCCACCTATTTATCCATCGTCTGCCTTAGATGAATCACTCAACCAGAGCCGGAAGCGTCTCCAGAAACCCCTTATCCGCAGGGACGGCATTCTCTGCGAAGCCACATGGGAAGAAGCCATTGACCTTGTGGTCGAAAAATTCACCCGGATTAAGAAGGAACACGGCCCTGAGGCACTGGCAGCATTGGCCTCTGCCAAGTGCTCCAATGAGGAAAACTACCTGATGCAGAAATTATGCCGGGTATTATTCGGCACCAATAATATTGACCACTGCGCCCGGCTCTGCCACGCTTCAACCGTGGCCGGACTGGCCAAATCATTCGGCTCGGCCGCCATGACCAACTCCATAGATGAAGTCGAAAACGCCGAAGTTATTCTGGTGATTGGCTCTAATACCACCGAGGCGCACCCGATTATCGGTTATGCTATAAAGCGAGCGGTCAACAAGGGCGCCAAACTCATTGTCTGCGACCCCAGGGCCATAGAATTAACCGAGTTCTCAGAACTCTGGCTCAGGCATAAATGCGGCACTGACGTTGCCCTGATTAACGGCCTGATGAATGTTATCATCAGCGAAGGGCTGGAAAACAAGGAATTCATCAGGACCCGCACCGAAGGCTTTGAGGCGGTCAAAAAGGTCGTGGATAATTATCCACCTGAAAAAGCCTCTGAAATTACCGGCGTTCCAGTTGAGGATATCCGTAAAGCTGCCAAGGCTTATGCCAAGGCCAAAAACGCCATGGTAATTTATTCTATGGGCATCACCCAGCATACCACCGGCACGGATAACACGATGTCCCTGGCTAATTTTGTAATGCTCTGCGGCCAGATTGGCAAGCCGTCTTCAGGCCTGAATCCGTTAAGAGGCCAGAACAATGTCCAGGGCGCCTGCGATGCCGGGTGCCTACCCAATGTCTATCCTGGTTACCAGTCCGTGAACAACCCCGATATCAAATCGAAGTTCGAAAAGGCGTGGAATACCCGGTTAAGCGACAAGCCCGGCCTGACCGTAACTGAAATAATCGACGCCGCTTCCTCAGGTAAAATCAAGGGGCTCTATATTATGGGCGAAAACCCCATGCTTTCTGACCCGAATATCAGTCACGTGGATGACGGCCTAAAGGCATTGGATTTCCTGGTTGTTCAAGATATTTTCCTGACCGAAACAGCCCAGCGCGCAACTGTAGTACTGCCCGCCACGAGTTTTGCCGAGAAAGAAGGGACTTATACCAATACTGAACGTCGCGTCCAGCTCTCGCCGGCCGCATTAAAACCTGTCGGCCAAAGCCGCCCGGACTGGCAGATACTCTCTGAAATCGCCACCCGTCTGGCCAAGGAACTGAATATCAACTCAGGGTTTGAATATAAATCGCCGGCCGAACTCACTGATGAGCTCGCCTCTGTTGCGCCTATCTATTGCGGAATAAAATACCGCCGTCTGAACCCAAAAGGCGGTTATTTCACCTGCGAATCCATACAATGGCCCTGCCCTTCTGAAGACCACCCGGGCACCGGATTCCTGCACAAGGACAAATTCACCTGCGGGCTGGGCAAGTTCTTCCCGATTGATTACAAGCCGCCGGCCGAGGAACCGGACAACAACTATCCATTTACACTGACTACCGGCCGAACCCTTTACCATTATCATACCGGCTCAATGACCAGGCGCTCCGCTGGCCCGGTCTTTTTAGTGTCCGAGCCGTATGTGGAAATAAATCCTGGCGATGCCGGTAAACTCGGCATATCTGACGGCGAGAAAATCAGTATTGCCTCGCGGCGCGGCTCTATCAAGATAAAGGCTACCATTACCGACTGCGTTCCTCAAGGTACAGTTTTTATCCCGTTCCACTTTGCCGAAGGCCCGGCGAATATACTTACTAACCCGGCGATAGACCCAGTGGCCAAGATACCGGAATACAAAGTTTGCGCAGTAAATATAACAGTATAG
- a CDS encoding NADH-quinone oxidoreductase subunit NuoF yields the protein MIHFSSVNELLAFKSDLTKKADSSKTRIRICSTGCRAKGALKIRDAFHSEIKKQKAQIELVETGCQGLCAYAPVVSIDPLGIFYGKLSEKDIPMVVAQIAAQGAALNNHVYSEKGKFYPHLSEIPFFKSQKKIVLRNCGYIRPTSIADYINRNGYMAIAKALGEMKPTDVIDEVTKSGIRGRGGAGFPTGLKWKFANGYKSDTKYFICNGDEGDPGAFMDRAVLEGDPHSVIEGMLIGAYAIGATHGYIYVRAEYPIAVEYSTLAVKQAREMGLLGENIFGTGFSFDITIKQGAGAFVCGEETALIASIEGRRGMPKPRPPFPAESGLWGRPTVINNVETLASIPQIILDGGGAYAQLGTAGSKGTKVFALAGKINNTGLVEVPMGITLRQIIFDVGGGIPHGRTFKAVQMGGPSGGCLPAEHLDTSIDYESIKQAGAIMGSGGMIVLDERNCMVDIARYFLDFCQKESCGKCVPCRIGTKRMLELVTRFTQGKAETGDIEKLHALAESVRDSSLCGLGQTAPNPVISTLRYFRKEYETHLHDKFCPSGVCKGLFRYEIATEKCTGCTLCAKNCPVKAIAGEKKKPHTIDTIKCEVCGICVEKCRFNAIAPMPNKQLNQVKK from the coding sequence ATGATACATTTTTCTTCGGTAAATGAACTGCTCGCATTTAAGTCAGACTTGACAAAAAAGGCGGACAGCTCCAAAACCCGCATCCGGATTTGCAGCACCGGCTGCCGCGCCAAGGGAGCTCTTAAAATCAGGGATGCCTTCCACTCTGAAATCAAAAAGCAGAAAGCGCAGATTGAATTAGTGGAAACCGGCTGCCAGGGGCTCTGCGCCTATGCACCGGTTGTATCCATCGACCCGCTCGGTATCTTCTACGGAAAGTTATCAGAAAAAGACATCCCGATGGTCGTTGCGCAGATTGCCGCTCAAGGCGCAGCGCTCAACAACCACGTTTATTCTGAAAAAGGTAAGTTCTATCCGCATCTTAGTGAAATCCCGTTCTTCAAGTCGCAAAAAAAGATTGTCTTGAGGAACTGCGGTTACATCAGACCCACCAGCATCGCTGATTACATCAACCGCAACGGATATATGGCGATTGCCAAGGCGCTGGGGGAAATGAAGCCCACCGATGTCATAGATGAGGTAACAAAATCAGGCATCAGGGGCCGAGGCGGCGCCGGATTCCCGACCGGGTTAAAATGGAAATTCGCTAACGGTTACAAAAGCGATACTAAATATTTTATTTGTAATGGAGATGAAGGTGATCCGGGCGCATTTATGGACCGGGCGGTTCTGGAAGGCGACCCACATTCGGTCATAGAAGGCATGCTCATCGGCGCTTATGCCATCGGCGCCACCCACGGTTATATCTATGTCCGAGCTGAATACCCGATTGCCGTGGAATATTCAACTCTGGCTGTCAAGCAAGCCCGCGAGATGGGACTACTCGGTGAAAACATCTTTGGAACCGGATTTAGTTTTGACATCACTATAAAACAAGGCGCCGGCGCCTTTGTCTGCGGCGAGGAAACCGCCCTAATCGCTTCTATTGAAGGCAGACGCGGGATGCCCAAACCCCGCCCGCCCTTCCCGGCTGAATCTGGTCTCTGGGGCAGGCCCACGGTCATCAATAACGTGGAAACCCTGGCCAGCATTCCTCAGATTATACTGGATGGCGGCGGCGCCTATGCCCAATTAGGCACCGCCGGCTCCAAAGGCACCAAGGTCTTTGCCTTGGCCGGCAAGATTAACAACACCGGACTGGTGGAAGTCCCGATGGGCATCACCCTGCGCCAGATAATATTTGATGTCGGCGGCGGCATTCCGCACGGCCGGACATTCAAGGCGGTCCAGATGGGCGGACCCTCAGGCGGCTGCCTGCCTGCAGAACATCTGGATACCTCTATTGATTACGAAAGCATCAAGCAAGCCGGCGCCATCATGGGCTCAGGCGGAATGATTGTCCTTGATGAGAGAAACTGCATGGTGGACATCGCCCGCTACTTCCTGGACTTCTGTCAGAAGGAATCCTGCGGCAAGTGCGTCCCGTGCCGAATCGGCACCAAGCGGATGCTGGAGCTGGTAACCCGATTTACCCAGGGCAAGGCGGAAACCGGAGACATAGAAAAACTGCACGCCTTAGCCGAGTCAGTGCGCGATAGTTCTCTTTGTGGCTTAGGCCAGACCGCACCCAATCCGGTCATCTCAACGCTCCGCTATTTCCGCAAAGAATACGAAACGCACCTGCACGACAAATTCTGCCCGTCCGGCGTATGCAAAGGACTTTTCAGGTATGAAATAGCCACTGAAAAATGCACCGGCTGCACTCTCTGCGCCAAGAATTGTCCGGTTAAGGCCATTGCCGGTGAAAAGAAAAAACCCCATACTATAGACACAATCAAATGCGAAGTGTGCGGGATTTGTGTTGAGAAGTGTAGATTTAACGCTATTGCTCCGATGCCAAATAAACAGCTAAATCAGGTTAAAAAGTAA
- the nuoE gene encoding NADH-quinone oxidoreductase subunit NuoE, with amino-acid sequence MKPPTASQIKGVINGFAHNSASLVIPILQAIQEKFGYVPPESLKAISRHTGVGRNKIYGILTFYAQFTTIPRGKYIVKPCRGTACHVRGANNVINHIKSKLNIEDGQTTPDYKFSLETVACLGTCFLAPAMMVNQDYYGNLDEKRIDEALKECT; translated from the coding sequence ATGAAGCCGCCAACCGCCTCCCAAATCAAAGGGGTTATCAATGGCTTTGCCCATAATAGCGCCAGCCTGGTTATTCCCATCCTCCAGGCAATCCAGGAAAAGTTCGGCTATGTCCCGCCGGAGTCGCTCAAGGCAATAAGCCGACACACCGGTGTCGGCCGCAATAAAATCTACGGCATCCTGACTTTTTACGCCCAATTCACCACGATACCGCGCGGGAAATACATCGTAAAACCCTGCCGGGGCACGGCCTGCCATGTGCGGGGCGCCAATAACGTCATCAATCATATAAAGTCAAAACTCAATATTGAAGACGGACAAACCACCCCGGACTATAAATTCTCTCTTGAAACCGTCGCCTGCCTGGGCACCTGTTTCCTGGCCCCGGCAATGATGGTAAATCAGGACTATTACGGCAACCTAGACGAGAAACGAATAGACGAAGCATTAAAGGAATGCACTTAA
- a CDS encoding bifunctional nuclease family protein, translating into MIQVELSRLIIDENREEQLIILKEVKGERVFPIVIGIYEAAAIDRKIKNSKTVRPLTHDLIINILKELNYTISKIIISDLKKNTFYAKVFISTNGKETEIDSRPSDAIVLAVHLKTPIFVENKILDEIGTTPDETQPQG; encoded by the coding sequence ATGATACAAGTAGAGCTATCCCGCCTGATTATCGACGAAAACCGCGAAGAACAGCTTATTATACTAAAGGAAGTCAAGGGCGAGCGTGTTTTCCCCATCGTTATCGGTATTTACGAGGCCGCAGCCATTGACCGCAAGATAAAAAACTCTAAAACAGTTCGCCCATTGACCCACGACCTGATTATTAACATCCTCAAGGAGCTTAACTACACCATCAGCAAGATCATAATCAGCGACCTTAAGAAAAACACCTTTTATGCCAAGGTTTTTATCAGCACCAACGGCAAAGAAACAGAGATTGATTCCAGGCCAAGCGATGCGATTGTCCTGGCGGTCCATCTCAAAACTCCTATCTTTGTGGAGAATAAGATACTGGACGAAATAGGCACAACACCAGACGAAACGCAACCACAGGGATAA
- the lptB gene encoding LPS export ABC transporter ATP-binding protein — protein sequence MLLEVKQLVKIYGSRRVVDGVGFNISEGEIVGILGRNGAGKTTTFRMVTGLIPPSSGEIIFRANINGEKKQTNVAGLPMYKRALYGMGYLPQEPSVFQNLSVENNLLAILETRPISRGRRLSEAKRLLNEFGLAKLANQKTTTLSGGETRRLEIARALITEPTLLLLDEPFSGVDPISVAEIQGIIKQLKTRGISILLTDHNVRETLAVTNRSYIIDEGQILCAGTPAEIMNNPLAREKYLGKDFTI from the coding sequence ATGCTACTTGAAGTAAAACAGCTGGTAAAGATATACGGTTCGCGCCGGGTAGTTGATGGCGTGGGGTTTAATATCTCTGAAGGCGAAATTGTGGGTATCCTGGGAAGGAATGGTGCCGGTAAAACCACCACCTTCCGGATGGTTACGGGATTGATTCCACCCTCTTCCGGTGAAATAATATTCAGGGCAAATATTAACGGGGAGAAGAAACAAACAAATGTGGCCGGACTCCCGATGTATAAAAGAGCATTATACGGAATGGGTTACCTGCCCCAAGAACCGTCCGTATTCCAGAATCTGAGCGTGGAAAATAACCTTCTGGCAATACTGGAAACCCGGCCCATCAGCCGCGGCCGGCGACTGTCCGAAGCCAAACGGCTTCTCAATGAATTCGGATTGGCCAAGCTGGCGAACCAGAAAACGACCACTCTTTCCGGCGGAGAAACCAGACGCCTGGAAATCGCCCGGGCGCTTATTACTGAACCGACATTGTTATTGCTTGATGAACCATTTTCCGGGGTTGACCCAATCTCTGTTGCCGAGATTCAGGGAATCATCAAACAACTCAAGACCCGGGGCATCAGTATCCTTCTGACCGACCATAATGTCCGTGAGACACTAGCGGTTACAAACCGTTCCTATATCATAGATGAAGGACAGATACTCTGCGCCGGAACCCCTGCAGAAATAATGAATAACCCCTTAGCCCGAGAGAAATATCTGGGCAAGGATTTCACGATATGA
- the lepB gene encoding signal peptidase I, translating to MLKRDSTVDIPGFGLSYLRGIILVVMGIILFVLYLTKTISLGNAAIMAVILLFLTQGNAEVFLVAFILAMIIRCFCIEVYKIPTGSMEPTLHGDYNDGDRIIANKFGILFNPIQRYDVFLFKFPLDKSTSFIKRVVGLPNEELMINRGNLYYRPKGTDKFLIAKKALKTQESIWLNTYRWNGNQDEFTESWNTPQDSLYKIENGLLELQGGGTIGYKETIRDEYGKSPGRYPVSDMKLSFKVRTDRRGGEIYATIRTHAGNFSLHLYPQPLQEENSDLPNMTRHFRSPPYDLLAYPNTLERYIPSDSSIKSLPIDEKIKIEPNKEHLIEILNFDGTIYIKIDNKEAVKYDYISSLEDGQLDEDIHPFQIELGAKKHPAVIRDITIWRDLYYYDTSGILRENKPLAIPEGKYFAIGDNIPNSKDSRLWRMRKITLKDGTIIKCDAEPSSADIYQENGDIIRIKRNRQNNRGGDIWGMDRVINQADIVSNDVDNAPFIDADEIFGRALFVYWPIKRLKLIR from the coding sequence ATGCTAAAAAGAGATTCGACCGTTGACATCCCGGGTTTTGGCCTTTCCTATCTCAGAGGCATCATTTTGGTCGTGATGGGCATAATCTTATTCGTGCTCTATCTCACTAAAACCATATCATTAGGAAATGCGGCGATAATGGCGGTAATCCTGCTGTTCTTGACCCAGGGCAATGCCGAGGTATTCCTGGTGGCTTTTATCCTGGCGATGATTATCAGGTGTTTCTGCATCGAGGTCTATAAGATTCCAACCGGCTCAATGGAACCCACCTTACACGGCGACTATAATGACGGCGATAGAATCATCGCCAATAAATTCGGCATCCTTTTTAACCCCATCCAAAGATACGATGTCTTTCTTTTCAAGTTCCCGCTTGATAAGAGCACCAGCTTCATAAAGCGGGTGGTGGGACTACCCAATGAGGAACTAATGATAAACCGCGGCAATCTTTATTACCGACCGAAAGGCACAGATAAATTCCTTATCGCCAAGAAAGCCCTGAAAACCCAGGAGTCCATCTGGTTAAATACATATCGGTGGAATGGTAATCAGGATGAGTTTACGGAATCCTGGAATACACCGCAGGACAGTTTATACAAGATAGAAAATGGTCTGTTGGAACTCCAGGGCGGCGGAACAATCGGCTACAAGGAAACCATCCGGGATGAATACGGTAAAAGCCCGGGCCGATACCCGGTCAGCGACATGAAATTGTCATTCAAGGTCCGGACGGATAGAAGAGGCGGGGAAATCTATGCAACTATCAGAACTCACGCAGGTAATTTTTCACTCCATCTATACCCCCAACCGCTCCAGGAAGAGAACAGTGATTTACCAAATATGACACGGCATTTTCGCTCACCGCCGTATGACCTTTTAGCCTATCCCAATACATTAGAACGCTATATCCCTTCAGATAGCTCAATAAAATCGTTACCCATCGATGAAAAGATAAAAATCGAACCTAATAAAGAACATCTTATCGAAATACTGAATTTTGACGGCACAATTTATATAAAGATCGACAACAAGGAGGCCGTGAAGTATGATTACATCAGCTCGCTTGAAGATGGCCAATTGGATGAAGATATTCATCCCTTTCAGATTGAACTGGGGGCAAAAAAGCATCCGGCTGTCATCAGGGATATCACCATCTGGCGTGATTTATATTATTATGACACCAGCGGCATCTTAAGGGAAAACAAACCCCTGGCAATACCTGAGGGTAAATACTTTGCCATCGGGGATAATATCCCCAATAGTAAAGACAGCCGCCTGTGGCGGATGAGAAAAATCACTCTTAAGGATGGAACGATAATCAAATGCGATGCCGAACCGTCATCCGCTGATATTTATCAGGAAAACGGAGATATTATCAGAATAAAACGAAACAGGCAAAATAACCGGGGTGGAGATATATGGGGAATGGACCGGGTTATCAATCAAGCCGATATAGTATCTAACGATGTGGATAACGCCCCGTTTATCGATGCCGACGAAATCTTTGGCCGGGCTTTATTCGTATACTGGCCTATAAAAAGGCTTAAATTGATACGATAA
- the lepA gene encoding elongation factor 4 — MQNIRNFCIIAHIDHGKSTLADRLLELTGAVSARELRNQFMDNGEIERERGITIKAKAVLLKYRLNNQNYILNLIDTPGHVDFSYEVLRSLKACEGALLLVDASQGVQAQTVANALVAMEANLKIIPVINKIDMPAANIEMVRDEIQNILGISPDEIINVSAKQGTNADKILEAVVERIPPPTGDINKPLKALIFDAVYDDFRGVVIFVRMIDGSVKADDEIIMIRNNRSFNVEEVGIFTPKMLKVPKLSAGEVGYIISGIRNSREIKIGDTVTMKNATGVAPLPGYREPLPMVFAGFYPTQDSDFTILKKALEKLSLNDSSFTFEPETSEALGMGFRCGFLGLLHMDVIKERLRREQKADVVQTAPNVPYEVTITEGGLSKTLRIDNPAMFPDEATIREVKEPIVKISIIIPSENIGNIMALCENKRGEHIKTEYISPTRVILHYNMPMGEIIYDFYDKLKSATHGFGTMDYVFIGYKPGDLVKLRIFVANVEVDAFSAIVHQNVAESKGRKIIHILRQQIPRHLFQVALQAAVGKRIVARENISALAKNVTGKCYGGDITRKRKLWNKQKEGKKKMKSIGSVEIPQSAFVAVLSGEEKR; from the coding sequence ATGCAGAATATCCGCAACTTTTGTATCATCGCCCACATTGACCACGGCAAATCGACCCTGGCCGACCGCCTGCTGGAGTTGACCGGTGCGGTCTCAGCCCGGGAATTGCGTAACCAGTTCATGGATAACGGCGAGATAGAAAGGGAACGCGGGATTACCATCAAAGCCAAGGCGGTCCTGCTCAAATACCGGCTTAATAACCAGAATTATATCCTGAACCTGATTGATACGCCCGGACACGTGGATTTCAGCTACGAGGTGTTAAGGAGCCTGAAGGCCTGCGAAGGCGCCCTGCTGCTGGTTGACGCTTCCCAGGGCGTCCAGGCCCAGACCGTGGCCAATGCCCTGGTAGCCATGGAAGCCAACCTAAAAATCATACCGGTCATCAATAAAATAGACATGCCGGCGGCCAATATTGAGATGGTCCGGGATGAAATCCAGAATATCCTGGGCATTTCGCCGGATGAGATAATCAACGTCAGCGCCAAGCAGGGAACCAATGCCGATAAGATTCTCGAGGCAGTGGTTGAGCGTATTCCGCCGCCCACCGGCGATATCAACAAACCGCTCAAAGCCCTGATATTCGATGCGGTCTATGACGACTTCCGCGGGGTGGTGATATTTGTCCGGATGATAGACGGCTCGGTCAAAGCCGATGACGAAATCATCATGATAAGAAATAACCGCTCCTTTAATGTCGAGGAAGTTGGCATATTCACGCCCAAGATGCTGAAAGTCCCGAAATTGTCAGCCGGCGAAGTGGGTTATATCATCAGCGGCATCCGCAACAGCCGCGAGATTAAAATCGGCGATACGGTAACCATGAAAAATGCGACCGGGGTGGCGCCCCTGCCCGGTTACCGCGAACCACTACCCATGGTCTTTGCCGGATTCTACCCCACCCAGGACAGCGACTTTACTATCCTCAAAAAGGCCCTGGAAAAACTGTCGCTCAATGACTCGTCATTTACCTTTGAGCCGGAAACATCAGAAGCGCTGGGCATGGGTTTCCGATGCGGGTTCCTGGGATTGCTGCATATGGATGTTATCAAGGAACGCCTGAGGCGCGAGCAAAAAGCCGACGTGGTCCAGACCGCGCCTAACGTCCCATATGAGGTGACGATTACCGAAGGCGGATTGTCCAAAACCCTGCGCATCGATAACCCGGCGATGTTCCCCGATGAAGCCACCATCCGGGAGGTTAAAGAGCCGATTGTCAAGATATCCATAATCATCCCGTCTGAAAACATCGGCAATATCATGGCCTTGTGCGAGAATAAACGGGGCGAACATATCAAGACCGAATATATCTCACCGACCAGGGTGATACTCCATTACAATATGCCGATGGGCGAGATTATCTATGATTTCTATGACAAGCTTAAATCCGCCACGCATGGATTCGGCACGATGGACTATGTTTTTATTGGATACAAACCGGGCGATTTGGTAAAATTGCGAATATTCGTAGCCAATGTCGAGGTGGATGCGTTTTCCGCGATAGTCCATCAGAATGTCGCGGAATCAAAGGGCCGGAAGATTATCCACATATTGCGGCAGCAAATTCCGCGCCACCTTTTCCAGGTTGCCCTGCAGGCCGCAGTTGGCAAAAGAATCGTGGCCCGGGAAAATATCAGCGCCCTGGCCAAAAACGTAACCGGCAAGTGTTACGGAGGCGACATCACCCGCAAGCGGAAGCTTTGGAACAAGCAGAAGGAAGGCAAAAAGAAGATGAAAAGCATCGGCTCGGTGGAAATCCCCCAGTCGGCTTTCGTTGCGGTTCTGTCCGGAGAAGAGAAAAGATAG